The Mycobacterium paragordonae genome includes a region encoding these proteins:
- a CDS encoding NAD(P)H-dependent flavin oxidoreductase, whose translation MQTRVAEMLGVEFPICAFSHCRDVVAAVTNAGGFGVLGATAHSPKRLESELTWIEEQTHGKPYGVDLLLPPKYVGADSGGVNSRQAQDLLPAEHRAFVDDILARYGVAAHAEQDEVIRGGLNISPKGYEPLLEVAFAHNIRLIASALGPPPHDLVERAHSHDVLVAALAGTTEHARRHAAAGVDLIVAQGTEAGGHTGEVATMVLVPEVVDAVAPTPVLAAGGIARGRQIAAAMALGAEGVWCGSVWLTTEEAETAPVVKDKFLAAKSSDTVRSRSMTGKPARMLRTAWTEEWERPDTPDPLGMPLQTALITDSQVRINQAAAHPDAKARELATYFVGQVVGSLDRVRPTRAVVLDMVEEYIDTIGRLTDVT comes from the coding sequence ATGCAAACGAGAGTTGCCGAGATGCTCGGCGTCGAGTTTCCAATCTGCGCCTTCAGCCACTGCCGCGACGTAGTGGCCGCGGTGACCAATGCGGGAGGTTTCGGGGTACTCGGCGCCACCGCCCACAGCCCCAAGCGGCTGGAAAGCGAGCTCACCTGGATCGAGGAGCAGACGCACGGCAAGCCCTACGGGGTCGATCTGCTGCTGCCGCCGAAGTATGTCGGCGCCGATTCCGGTGGGGTGAATTCACGGCAAGCTCAGGATCTGCTGCCTGCCGAGCATCGGGCGTTTGTCGATGACATCCTGGCCCGCTACGGCGTCGCGGCCCATGCCGAGCAGGACGAGGTGATCAGGGGTGGGCTCAACATCTCACCCAAGGGCTATGAGCCGCTGCTGGAGGTGGCCTTTGCCCACAACATCCGATTGATCGCCAGCGCGCTCGGGCCACCGCCGCACGACCTGGTAGAGCGGGCACACAGCCACGACGTGCTGGTGGCCGCGCTGGCCGGCACTACCGAGCACGCCCGCCGGCACGCGGCGGCGGGGGTGGACCTGATCGTCGCTCAGGGCACCGAGGCGGGTGGGCACACCGGCGAGGTCGCGACCATGGTGCTCGTTCCCGAAGTGGTGGACGCGGTGGCGCCGACGCCCGTGTTGGCCGCAGGCGGGATCGCCCGCGGGCGCCAGATTGCGGCCGCGATGGCGCTGGGTGCTGAAGGGGTGTGGTGCGGATCGGTTTGGCTGACTACCGAGGAAGCCGAGACCGCGCCGGTCGTGAAGGACAAATTCCTGGCCGCGAAGTCGTCGGACACCGTGCGATCCCGGTCGATGACCGGCAAGCCGGCCCGCATGCTGCGCACCGCCTGGACCGAAGAGTGGGAACGGCCCGACACCCCGGACCCGTTGGGGATGCCGCTGCAGACGGCGCTGATCACCGACTCCCAGGTGCGGATCAACCAAGCCGCCGCCCACCCCGATGCGAAGGCCCGGGAGTTGGCGACGTACTTCGTCGGTCAGGTGGTCGGCTCGCTGGACCGGGTCCGGCCGACGCGAGCGGTGGTCCTCGACATGGTCGAGGAATACATCGACACCATCGGTCGGCTCACCGATGTGACATAG
- a CDS encoding Rv1535 family protein: MTAALYDEVVTVTAAPTLHVVRDVPVAAAPKKARRTEEVLSAGGDPLVAGAARLLHIPVRHMYAALWRIGVLEVQA; the protein is encoded by the coding sequence ATGACCGCTGCTCTGTATGACGAAGTCGTTACCGTAACCGCTGCGCCCACGCTGCACGTGGTGCGTGACGTGCCGGTCGCCGCGGCGCCGAAGAAGGCCCGCCGCACCGAAGAAGTGCTGTCCGCCGGCGGCGACCCGCTGGTGGCCGGTGCCGCCCGTCTGCTGCACATCCCGGTGCGGCACATGTACGCCGCGCTGTGGCGCATCGGCGTGCTCGAAGTCCAGGCGTGA